The Bombus pascuorum chromosome 11, iyBomPasc1.1, whole genome shotgun sequence genome has a window encoding:
- the LOC132911634 gene encoding uncharacterized protein LOC132911634 isoform X3 produces the protein MSKVSLRSKTTSSRLRLHHRRKQHAKKLILKPYDFCCSVDNVDPLMQYDRLRSLYRSPLMSLQTITENPTLKLRTEFTNYMERKLRRKSLKNKQFDIGDHRHKNKKNLQISERLRKLYKEKKLHKQHKLKDTDDDFEFEDLHDKKVTSLLQRPLEWYLEDEIIGAKDILWEQKQRAYNEKMNKNVEIGKQKTENMLKQQTDMYPRWYQDFSINQIKNLRILQCIMQKDCEEMVTGRTQRTLISIGIISTFFTLTSDVIKRLQESCNCNVIEFLREIYKILTGNYFEEEGYKNFYDCNERIILSAIAFLTLPEAIIELHKRLPPVTMPEFPPKPIPPTLSIRQKMKSPYKERLFIRADWATFYNHLQDWQEQYRLIPIPNIILPPKNCLLNNYSSAKVNAYYEKNKHGKVQNVSENYQLIQIKNNPSVQTKQPHNISTKTNQERDTSISTKQKKYSFIDTKQKDDVPVRIRRNNPSGNFPYSFELNQDQRNSVANELTENNENEKFKSLIGNAISTKQRMPHNSQISTGLNVSPLYGENRLFDFTINGISEKPGPVEYKICGVLQPPQSNKKSWLGEKHAHYIISGASDEPPICPVTYEMTGVANVTPSNSNEKFFAVLKLGDGPKKIYPSGRQNLSRHWQEWLQNVDEEFRKIEREANKMIKNIEAITKLVFPDPTCDSCCSCRQTRKSYLKAKETKAPYFVIDTITEDDNKKKYIVGSMAMHSPALTPPESTVNLLEVIASEDVLTDNLIISGVTNETGETQYFITGSQKEVIHMPARVIERPPPRPLRNVPPCICAIQQIFTKGLFPNVSHDNIPWTKEEGLCFGKKFRPQEFPAYSCKKYPGNKSCRRSPFTHDINRLKRRVEMAKQKQGDEATGKKKMYSIADFQPCGDEHGMNICGGPWNALHTLTSEELKEQERLRKEILRGPSCGKRPGQAVCEGPFGERIPLKPQQIFIEEEIPGEDIEEEEEEVEGEELIKPPPVEVKGKEKERDKKCRMSPEAIEARRQRVVEKKVKKFVPDPSYPGYDDPWNIFRTAPSEKESETDFKKLLKLSSPKPPSTPVQSKALMDEIAKSALHEDVSKSEIRKDHPIVKESRKISPTHPARNTSEQISKKRNRGKLKSEEKIIEKGFKKSDKKGFKKSQERMIETKSKKLDKNVIRKSEESKKKYNQVMKRDTTKDKVQDQSTPKLVKDKHDQKLNMKSIGNPSPPKYLEKLSDGSNPKRSNIGKETSAIKSQQNMRNVSEVDKRHKKRISSKKLNHRSITSSNIKKKTINKQLSTRKSVRRDKKKDVINQDVDPETVYRNKINELKNMMKSSELYPYDIKPAEIPDDPPAKCQLEYEDSETTIDTIQVEEDGGIQLPTKGPCGWRTKSEQQLPTKKTLIYLTDPDYPPETVSVRPGGKPCICRDNRAKKKILLYNIGGLIGGKKNGEEKKLLRKKKDEDKKMQVIDGVIYYTPPPSPRRSNEYVPEYDLYESPYDMCLTQRKDRNLKFIDQYGRPKISEVSKNRESCGCNEYVETYGIQTIDENEKKAQLLKELESRDKLITAKPPKDRWNLALKDVGLIDYFTRCRDSLPCWLRCAKFNKVGCPISYRQLKTKRPVCECKYERKILEHKEEKVKWKQRQKRLKSLKKQPYVNIADISKLLIPNTKLMISDVKRIPREDEYIDDIKYCITGVAENYDYLPPKQIVGGIHMATPIQTPEPSEHEISCVCLHRHWSPMKITPGPLPKPEEILLAEKKYRQEAVKEAFRQIYAPQSAYHIHNDHSCKEKCGGYLEMENDKNTGKDKQAVQNNSRYIASHLQKPASIKEKLTNSARHIKSNIDDPQIKTEIKNLPMQKSFVTKARSSHKENKDTNVIGQKTFKNKVKSSRKEDRDFKIERRDQKYVNVSQKQLHRETRGDIQNDPIELNVENIDIWDKKTEEDSDDSKCYLMAVVKIELKKMAAEGFLFAKLPKCFLMPQLQYWLMYRKGLSFSDAAKRFLNYNTFVMIVKFELTLETLSET, from the exons ATGTCCAAAGTTTCCCTGAGGTCAAAAACAACCAGCTCACGACTAAGATTACATCATAGAAG aaaACAACATGCAAAAAAACTCATTTTGAAACCTTACGACTTTTGTTGTTCAGTTGACAATGTTGATCCATTAATGCAATATGACAGGCTAAGATCACTTTATAGATCACCATTGATGTCTCTACAAACAATAACTGAAAACCCAACTTTGAAACTACGAACAGAATTTACTAACTATATGGAACGTAAATTGAGAAGGAAAAGccttaaaaacaaacaatttgatATAGGGGATCACAGAcacaaaaataagaaaaatttgcaGATTTCAGAAAGACTGAGGAAGttgtataaagaaaagaaattacataaacaacataaattaaaagatactgATGATGATTTTGAATTTGAAGATTTACATGATAAAAAGGTTACGTCTCTTCTTCAAAGACCATTGGAGTGGTATTTAGAAGATGAAATTATTGGagcaaaagatattttatggGAACAGAAACAAAGAGCAtacaatgaaaaaatgaataaaaatgttgaaattggAAAgcaaaaaa cagaaaatatgttaaaacaaCAAACAGACATGTATCCACGATGGTATcaagatttttctattaacCAA attaaaaatttaaggaTATTACAGTGTATAATGCAGAAAGATTGTGAAGAAATGGTAACAGGACGTACTCAAAGAACCCTTATATCAATTGGAATTAtatctacattttttacacTTACGTCAGATGTTATTAAAAGATTGCAAGAATCTTGTAACTGCAATGTAATCGAATTTTTAAGAGaaatttataagatattaactggaaattattttgaagaGGAAGGATACA aaaacttttatgattgtaatgaaagaataattttatcagcGATTGCATTCCTTACTTTACCAGAAGCTATTATAGAGCTTCATAAACGTTTACCCCCTGTAACAATGCCAGAATTTCCACCAAAAC CTATTCCACCAACATTATCAATAAGGCAAAAGATGAAATCGCCTTATAAAGAAAGACTTTTTATACGAGCAGATTGGGCAACTTTTTACAATCACTTACAAGATTGGCAAGAACAATATCGATTAATACCAATTccgaatataatattacctcccaaaaattgtcttttaaataattattccagTGCAAAAGTTAATGCTTATTAcgaaaaaaacaaacacgGTAAAGTACAAAACGTTTCGGAAAATTATCagttaattcaaattaaaaataatccttCTGTTCAAACAAAGCAACCacataatatttctaccaaaacaaATCAGGAAAGAGATACTTCCATTAGtacaaaacagaaaaaatatagttttattgATACGAAACAAAAGGATGATGTACCAGTCAGAATTAGGAGGAATAATCCATCTGGTAATTTTCCATACTCTTTTGAATTAAATCAAGATCAACGTAATTCTGTAGCGAACGAACTTAcagaaaataacgaaaatgaaaaatttaagagCCTAATAGGTAACGCGATCAGTACAAAACAAAGAATGCCACATAACTCACAAATATCTACTGGTCTTAATGTTTCACCCTTATATGGTGAAAATAgattatttgattttacaaTCAATGGAATTAGCGAAAAACCAGGGCctgtagaatataaaatatgtggAGTTTTACAACCACCtcaatcaaataaaaaatcttggCTTGGCGAGAAACATGCACATTACATAATATCTGGTGCTTCAGATGAACCACCAATTTGCCCTGTAACGTATGAAATGACTGGTGTTGCAAATGTAACACCCTCTAACAGCAACGAGAAATTCTTTGCAGTATTGAAACTTGGAGATGGACCTAAAAAGATTTATCCAAGTGGAAGGCAGAATTTATCTCGTCATTGGCAAGAATGGCTGCAAAATGTGGATGAAGAATTTCggaaaatagaaagagaggcaaacaaaatgataaaaaatatagaagctATAACAAAATTAGTATTTCCAGATCCAACATGTGACAGTTGTTGTTCCTGTAGACAAACTAGAAAATCATActtaaaagcaaaagaaacgaaagcgCCTTATTTTGTGATAGATACTATAACTGAAGAcgacaataaaaaaaaatatattgtaggATCAATGGCAATGCATTCTCCTGCATTAACACCTCCAGAATCAACCGTGAATTTATTAGAAGTTATAGCTTCGGAAGATGTCCTTACTGACAACCTTATAATAAGTGGTGTCACAAATGAAACAGGTGAAACACAGTATTTTATTACTGGTTCTCAGAAAGAAGTAATACACATGCCAGCACGAGTTATAGAACGTCCACCACCTAGACCGCTTAGAAATGTTCCACCTTGTATATGTGCAATTCAACAAATATTTACTAAAGGCTTGTTTCCAAATGTAAGCCATGACAATATACCATGGACAAAAGAGGAAGGTTTGTGTTTTGGAAAAAAGTTTAGACCCCAAGAATTTCCTGCATATTCTTGTAAAAAGTATCCAGGTAATAAGTCATGTAGAAGAAGTCCATTTACACATGATATAAATAGATTAAAGAGAAGAGTTGAAATGGCAAAACAAAAGCAAGGAGATGAAGCTAcagggaagaagaaaatgtataGTATCGCAGATTTTCAACCATGTGGGGATGAACATGGTATGAATATTTGTGGAGGACCTTGGAATGCTTTGCATACTCTAACATcagaagaattaaaagaacagGAAAGATtacggaaagaaatattaaga GGTCCTTCATGTGGAAAAAGACCTGGACAAGCTGTCTGTGAAGGTCCTTTTGGAGAACGAATACCATTAAAACCACagcaaatatttatagaagaagaaattccAGGAGAAGAcattgaagaagaagaagaagaagtagaaggAGAGGAATTAATAAAGCCTCCTCCAGTTGAggtaaaaggaaaagaaaaggaacgcGACAAGAAGTGTCGCATGAGTCCAGAAGCTATAGAAGCTAGAAGACAAAGGGTAGTAGAGAAAAaggttaaaaaatttgttcctGATCCGAGCTATCCTGGTTACGATGATCCATGGAATATATTTCGTACAGCACCATCGGAAAAAGAATCTGAAACtgattttaaaaagttattaaaactTAGCTCTCCAAAACCACCAAGTACGCCTGTACAATCTAAGGCATTGATGGACGAAATTGCAAAATCTGCACTACATGAAGATGTTTCTAAATCAGAGATAAGAAAAGATCACCCAATTGTAAAAGAGTCGAGAAAAATATCTCCTACACATCCTGCACGAAATACGTCAGaacaaatttcgaaaaaacgaaatcgaggaaaattaaaaagcgaagaaaaaataattgaaaaaggatttaaaaaatctgaTAAGAAAGGATTTAAAAAAAGCCAGGAAAGAATGATTGAGACAAAATCAAAAAAGCTGGATAAAAATGTGATTAGAAAAAGCGaggaaagcaaaaaaaaatacaatcaaGTAATGAAACGTGATACAACAAAGGATAAGGTACAAGATCAAAGTACACCAAAATTAGTAAAAGATAAACACGATCAAAAGTTGAATATGAAATCTATAGGAAATCCTTCACCTCctaaatatttggaaaaactAAGCGATGGATCAAATCCGAAAAGATCTAATATTGGTAAAGAAACATCTGCTATTAAGTCTCAACAAAACATGCGTAATGTAAGTGAGGTTGATAAACGacataagaaaagaataagttcaaagaaattaaatcacAGATCTATTACATCATcaaacataaaaaagaaaacgataaataaacagTTGAGTACGAGAAAGTCAGTAAGacgagataaaaagaaagatgtgATTAATCAAGATGTAGATCCTGAAACAGTTTATAGGAACAAGATAaatgaattgaaaaatatgatgaAATCTTCTGAACTTTATCCATATGATATAAAACCAGCAGAGATCCCAGATGATCCTCCAGCAAAATGTCAACTAGAATATGAAGATTCAGAAACTACGATTGACACTATACAAGTTGAAGAAGATGGAGGTATACAGTTACCAACTAAAGGTCCTTGTGGTTGGAGGACGAAGTCAGAACAGCAATTACCAACAAAGAAAACTTTGATATATCTGACTGATCCAGATTATCCTCCAGAAACAGTATCAGTAAGGCCAGGTGGAAAACCATGTATTTGTCGGGACAATagagcaaaaaagaaaatattattatataatatcggAGGACTTATAggtggaaagaaaaatggtgaagaaaagaagttattaagaaaaaagaaggacgaAGACAAAAAGATGCAAGTTATTGATGGAGTCATTTATTATACTCCACCACCAAGTCCTCGTAGAAGCAATGAATATGTACCCGAATATGATCTTTATGAATCTCCATATGATATGTGTCTTACGCAACGTAAAGACCGAAATCTTAAATTTATCGATCAATATGGTAGACCGAAAATATCTGAAGTTTCAAAAAACAGAGAATCTTGCGGTTGTAACGAATACGTAGAAACATATGGTATTCAAACTAtagatgaaaatgaaaagaaagctCAATTGTTGAAAGAACTTGAATCCAGAGACAAGTTAATAACCGCGAAACCACCCAAAGACCGCTGGAATCTGGCGCTTAAAGATGTAGGCTTGATAGATTATTTCACACGATGCAGAGACAGTTTGCCTTGTTGGCTGAGATGTGccaaatttaataaagttgGCTGTCCTATATCATATAGACAACTTAAAACAAAACGACCAGTATGTGAATGTaagtatgaaagaaaaatactcgAACATAAGGAGGAAAAAGTGAAATGGAAGCAGCGTCAAAAACGATTGAAGTCTTTGAAAAAGCAACCGTATGTGAACATAGCTGACATTTCGAAACTATTGATaccaaatacaaaattaatgatatCAGACGTAAAAAGAATTCCAAGAGAAGATGAATACATAgacgatattaaatattgtataactgGAGTTGCCGAAAACTATGACTATTTACCACCTAAACAAATAGTAGGTGGTATCCATATGGCTACACCTATTCAGACACCTGAACCAAGCGAACATGAGATATCATGTGTTTGTTTGCATCGACATTGGTCGCCTATGAAGATTACTCCTGGTCCATTACCAAAACCTGAAGAAATTTTACTTGCTGAAAAGAAATACAGACAAGAAGCTGTGAAAGAAGCGTTCCGCCAAATTTATGCTCCTCAATCAGCATATCACATACATAATGATCATAGTTGCAAAGAAAAATGTGGTGGATATCTTGAAATggaaaatgacaaaaatacaGGAAAAGACAAACAAGCTGTACAGAATAACAGTCGTTATATAGCATCTCATTTACAAAAACCTGCtagtattaaagaaaaattaacaaattccgCTCGAcatattaaatcaaatattgatGATCCTCAAATTAAAACtgagattaaaaatttaccaatGCAAAAATCCTTTGTAACTAAAGCAAGAAGTTcgcataaagaaaataaagatacaaatgTGATAGGGCAAAagacttttaaaaataaggtAAAGAGTTCACGTAAAGAAGATAGAGACttcaaaattgaaagaagagatcagaaatatgtaaatgtttctCAGAAACAACTACATAGAGAAACTAGAGGCGATATTCAAAATGATCCTATTGAATTAAATGTAGAGAATATAGATATTTGGGATAAAAAAACTGAAGAAGATTCTGATGATtctaaatgttatttaatggCTGTAGTGaag atcgaattaaaaaaaatggcGGCAGAAGGATTTCTGTTTGCAAAACTACCCAAGTGTTTTTTAATGCCACAGTTGCAATATTGGTTGATGTATAGAAAAGGGCTCAGTTTTAGTGATGCGGCTAAAA GGTTTCTAAACTATAATACTTTTGTCATGATCGTCAAATTCGAACTAACGTTGGAGACGTTGTCAGAAACATAG